A region from the Rheinheimera mangrovi genome encodes:
- the ygiD gene encoding 4,5-DOPA-extradiol-dioxygenase has protein sequence MLIEPAFFIGHGSPMNALEHNALVQQWQSLTQGRKPKAILMISAHWYTKGTAVTAMPAPRTIHDFYGFPEELHQVQYPAPGSPELAAEIKSLLAPHQVVLDLSWGLDHGAWSVLMHMFPDANIPVVQLSLDQHLAPAEHLQLAKKLAPLRQQGVMIVGSGNVVHNLRMLDWQSTRPPLWAEQFNQQIKEFLLTKNFDAIAQYQYSGEAARLAVPHPDHFLPLLYVLGSMLEGDEISLFNDEILYGALAMLSVQLRNKTPD, from the coding sequence ATGTTGATTGAACCTGCTTTTTTTATTGGCCACGGTAGTCCTATGAATGCACTGGAACACAATGCGTTAGTGCAACAGTGGCAATCGCTGACGCAAGGTCGCAAGCCCAAAGCCATTTTGATGATTTCGGCTCACTGGTACACCAAAGGTACGGCAGTCACAGCCATGCCCGCCCCCAGAACTATTCACGATTTTTATGGATTTCCTGAAGAGTTGCATCAGGTGCAGTACCCTGCCCCAGGTAGCCCTGAACTGGCTGCGGAAATTAAAAGCCTGTTAGCACCGCATCAGGTGGTTCTGGATTTAAGTTGGGGTTTGGATCATGGTGCCTGGTCAGTTTTGATGCATATGTTTCCCGATGCCAACATACCGGTAGTACAGCTTAGCCTTGATCAGCATCTAGCCCCTGCTGAACATCTGCAACTGGCAAAAAAACTGGCTCCGCTGCGACAGCAAGGTGTGATGATTGTCGGCTCTGGCAATGTAGTGCATAACTTGCGAATGTTGGACTGGCAAAGCACCAGACCGCCTTTGTGGGCTGAGCAATTTAACCAACAGATCAAAGAGTTTTTACTGACAAAAAACTTTGATGCTATAGCTCAATATCAATATTCAGGTGAAGCGGCCAGACTGGCCGTGCCCCATCCGGATCACTTTTTACCTTTGCTTTATGTGCTGGGCAGCATGCTAGAGGGCGATGAGATCAGCTTATTTAATGATGAGATTTTATATGGGGCTTTAGCTATGCTGTCAGTGCAGTTGCGAAACAAAACGCCAGACTAA
- a CDS encoding YgiQ family radical SAM protein — protein MAAERGLFSYPKYWAESFGTAPFLPMSRAEMKQLGWDSCDIILVVGDAYVDHPSFGMAVVGRMLESQGFRVGMIAQPDWSSKDAFMTLGKPNLFFGVSAGNMDSMINRYTADKKLRHDDAYTPGNEGGKRPDRAVLVYSQRCKEAYKDVPVIIGGIEASLRRIAHYDYWQEKVRRSIIFDAKAEMLIYGNAERPLIEVAHRIANGEDINTLHDIRGTAVIRKEPLPGWRGVDSTAIDKVGKIDPVPNPYGADDVGCGTFSEFAQQGIDLSKAPEVEAKPILVQPPRQKPWEKTYVKLPAYEQVSVNKALYAHASRILHQETNPGCARAIYQRHGDRHLWVNPPAFPLTTEEMDGVFGLPYQRVPHPVYGKAKIPAYEMIKTSVNIMRGCFGGCSFCSITEHEGRVIQSRSQESILNEIKQIRDKVPGFTGVISDLGGPTANMYRLRCKNPKAEQTCRRPSCVYPTICEHMDTDQSPTVDLYRAARKVDGIKKILVASGVRYDLAVEDPNYVKELVQHHVGGYLKIAPEHTETGPLSKMMKPGMGAYDKFKEMFDRFSREAGKEQYLIPYFISAHPGTTDKDMVNLALWLKERDFKLDQVQNFYPSPMANATTIYHTEMNSLKNIKGNTEVVPVPKGERQRRLHKALLRYHDPKGWPMIREALVKMGLKHLIGRSKGCLVPEEGKEDMFLRNIKVPGKKPGQVALTRHTGVNPAAKAVEKIKRSSGKPSFSKKAKG, from the coding sequence ATGGCGGCCGAGCGGGGACTATTTTCTTATCCTAAATACTGGGCTGAGTCCTTTGGTACTGCACCATTTTTGCCAATGAGCCGGGCCGAGATGAAACAACTGGGCTGGGACAGCTGCGATATTATTCTGGTGGTCGGTGACGCTTATGTCGATCACCCAAGCTTTGGCATGGCTGTGGTAGGTCGTATGCTGGAAAGCCAGGGGTTTCGGGTAGGTATGATTGCTCAGCCTGACTGGTCTTCCAAAGATGCTTTTATGACACTTGGCAAACCCAACCTGTTCTTTGGTGTCTCTGCCGGCAATATGGATTCGATGATTAACCGCTACACAGCGGATAAAAAATTACGTCATGACGATGCCTACACGCCTGGCAATGAAGGCGGTAAACGACCTGACCGTGCAGTGCTGGTCTATTCGCAGCGCTGTAAAGAAGCCTACAAAGATGTGCCTGTGATCATCGGTGGTATTGAGGCCAGCCTGCGCCGTATTGCCCATTATGACTACTGGCAGGAAAAAGTTCGTCGCTCCATTATTTTTGATGCCAAAGCCGAGATGCTGATTTACGGCAACGCCGAACGTCCGCTGATTGAAGTGGCACATCGTATTGCCAATGGCGAAGATATCAATACGCTGCATGATATTCGTGGTACTGCGGTGATCCGCAAAGAGCCTTTACCTGGTTGGCGTGGCGTGGATTCTACCGCCATAGATAAAGTTGGCAAAATTGACCCTGTGCCTAATCCTTATGGTGCAGATGATGTAGGTTGTGGCACTTTCTCTGAGTTTGCGCAGCAAGGCATCGACTTAAGCAAAGCGCCAGAAGTGGAAGCCAAGCCGATACTGGTGCAGCCGCCACGGCAAAAACCCTGGGAAAAAACTTATGTCAAACTGCCTGCTTATGAGCAGGTGAGTGTCAACAAAGCTTTATATGCCCATGCTTCACGTATTTTGCATCAGGAAACTAACCCGGGTTGTGCCCGCGCTATTTACCAACGCCATGGCGATCGGCATTTATGGGTCAATCCTCCGGCATTCCCGCTGACTACAGAAGAGATGGACGGTGTATTTGGTCTGCCTTATCAACGTGTGCCTCATCCTGTGTATGGCAAGGCGAAAATTCCTGCGTATGAAATGATCAAAACCTCGGTCAATATTATGCGTGGCTGTTTTGGTGGCTGTTCTTTTTGTTCTATTACGGAACACGAAGGCCGCGTGATCCAAAGCCGTTCGCAGGAATCGATTTTAAATGAAATTAAACAAATTCGTGACAAAGTGCCGGGCTTTACCGGCGTGATCTCGGATTTAGGCGGTCCAACTGCCAATATGTATCGCTTACGTTGTAAAAATCCAAAAGCGGAGCAAACCTGCCGCCGGCCTTCTTGTGTCTATCCGACTATTTGTGAGCATATGGACACAGACCAAAGCCCGACCGTAGATTTATACCGTGCTGCCCGTAAAGTGGATGGTATTAAAAAGATTCTGGTGGCATCCGGCGTTCGTTACGATTTAGCTGTTGAAGATCCAAACTACGTTAAAGAGTTAGTGCAGCATCACGTGGGTGGTTATTTAAAAATAGCCCCAGAGCATACCGAAACAGGCCCATTGTCGAAGATGATGAAACCTGGCATGGGCGCTTATGACAAGTTTAAAGAAATGTTCGACCGCTTCAGCCGTGAAGCAGGTAAAGAGCAATACCTGATCCCGTATTTCATTTCAGCGCATCCGGGAACTACAGACAAAGACATGGTGAATTTAGCACTCTGGCTGAAAGAACGTGATTTTAAACTGGACCAGGTGCAGAACTTCTACCCAAGCCCTATGGCGAACGCGACCACCATCTATCACACCGAGATGAACTCGCTAAAGAACATCAAAGGCAATACCGAAGTAGTGCCAGTGCCTAAAGGTGAACGTCAGCGCCGCTTGCACAAAGCTTTGTTGCGTTACCACGACCCAAAAGGCTGGCCTATGATCCGCGAAGCTTTAGTCAAAATGGGCTTAAAACACCTGATTGGCAGAAGCAAAGGCTGTCTGGTGCCGGAAGAGGGCAAAGAGGACATGTTCCTGCGTAACATCAAAGTACCAGGTAAAAAACCAGGTCAGGTGGCGTTAACCCGCCACACTGGGGTCAATCCTGCGGCCAAAGCGGTGGAGAAAATCAAACGCTCGTCCGGCAAGCCATCTTTTAGCAAAAAAGCTAAGGGTTAA
- a CDS encoding GNAT family N-acetyltransferase, with the protein MKAVLETPRLILRSFTLDDVDAMYQLMTVPDVIRYVGNKPAQSKQDVLDYLQQHPLRDYQVYGYGRFACVWKETGQVIGFSGIKFLEEIKETELGYRFLPEFWRKGLATEAGQAVIQFAQGLSLERLVAVIHPQNEGSQHVALRLGFTLESKTKLSLIEEYDLLLFSRAI; encoded by the coding sequence ATGAAGGCTGTACTTGAAACTCCACGATTAATCTTGCGCTCTTTTACGCTGGATGATGTGGATGCCATGTATCAACTGATGACAGTGCCAGACGTCATACGTTATGTCGGTAATAAACCAGCACAATCGAAACAGGATGTGCTGGATTATCTGCAACAGCATCCACTGCGGGATTATCAGGTCTATGGGTATGGCCGTTTTGCTTGCGTCTGGAAAGAAACGGGGCAGGTAATAGGTTTTAGTGGCATAAAATTTCTGGAAGAAATTAAAGAAACAGAGCTTGGCTACCGTTTTTTGCCAGAGTTTTGGCGCAAGGGGCTAGCTACTGAAGCCGGGCAGGCTGTTATTCAGTTTGCTCAAGGCTTAAGTTTGGAAAGATTAGTGGCTGTGATCCATCCACAGAATGAAGGTTCACAGCACGTGGCCTTGCGCTTAGGTTTTACTCTGGAAAGTAAAACCAAGCTGTCCTTGATCGAAGAATACGATTTATTACTATTTTCCCGCGCCATTTAA
- a CDS encoding TMEM165/GDT1 family protein, whose protein sequence is MFFDAFVASFASVTVAEIGDKTQLLSLFLAARFRSRGAIIAGILVATLLNHAASAWFGAWVAQFIPEGWHAWLLGGSFIAVALWLLIPDKDDSEEVSVLKYGAFFASCILFFLAEIGDKTQVATVLLAATYPETWQVILGTTIGMLAANVPVVYAGSWLLERISLDWARRVACAIFMLLGVVTIVMY, encoded by the coding sequence ATGTTTTTCGATGCCTTTGTTGCCTCCTTTGCTTCTGTAACTGTTGCAGAAATTGGCGATAAAACTCAGCTTTTGTCTTTATTCCTCGCAGCCCGTTTTCGTTCCCGTGGCGCTATCATTGCCGGTATTCTGGTGGCAACCTTATTAAATCATGCTGCGTCGGCCTGGTTTGGTGCCTGGGTGGCGCAATTTATTCCAGAAGGCTGGCATGCCTGGTTGTTAGGCGGCTCTTTTATTGCGGTGGCGCTGTGGTTGCTTATTCCGGATAAAGACGACAGCGAAGAAGTCAGCGTTTTAAAATACGGCGCTTTTTTTGCCAGCTGTATCTTATTTTTCCTGGCAGAAATAGGCGATAAAACACAAGTAGCTACTGTGCTTTTGGCTGCCACTTACCCAGAGACCTGGCAAGTGATTTTAGGTACCACCATAGGCATGTTGGCTGCCAATGTGCCTGTGGTCTACGCCGGTAGCTGGTTGCTGGAACGTATTTCATTAGACTGGGCGCGCCGTGTCGCCTGCGCGATATTTATGTTGCTGGGTGTCGTCACTATTGTGATGTACTAG
- a CDS encoding TonB-dependent receptor, with the protein MSELHNNNYHHYSANCHNNSTKSTKRARISLAISAALLGMSPAWLLAQDLPKNDSGVISEKKAEPLEVIEVKGIRGSIMSAQDLKRFADTVKDVITATDIGALPDKSVTEALQRVPGVTIERFASSDDPKHYADEGTGVLVRGLDRVRSEVNGRGAFSANPWGGLSYEDFPAELLGSVEVVKNQTADLISGGIAGTVNLVTRKPFDSDKRVVAFSTKANYGDFREEVTPSLSGLFSDSWETKSGKFGFLIAASQSEYKSRGDGVGLGNFHSRGDSFIPTTDQWGGITGVDPSSPVDGPGLPGQPAGSVWHVPVAIHMSTADNDRERTGFTSSLQWANTDDTIVATLEHINSDASLEWNERQIGQAAQGFKGFMGSSQNWRDDAANGHPLTTNNGFVTSGVALGVSPETPFFYRSRWNYNENTVEDTSLNLKIKATDRLKLELDYQHIDSEKVVHNYSMSGQTRGNHVHAVSPYFLDMRGDRPTVEFLSDNILTPGWSPNSDWNGPVPNLFLGSGMEQEEHNTAKADSFKFDASYELDGVFTGIKTGFYYTNKDLTVRDTAYEGWSAIGTPWDMNDRNAAAAVNRPELFERVDFSDYYNGKVLVGNVNNFLFPKMDLVRNYADSLRQGCKDGWHNATLSAANNGVCTGTYVPYADKPNRVEGPYAAHNISSSNEQRTEFYVRGDFELVDLSTPVKGNLGLRFVNYQLESTGAFVQPSTTKRGEPGTSLNTVLQQPQYKRYYDLASGDSQLSTVDGTGYSAVLPSLNLNFEVAEDLVMRFGASQGLYYPSLVDARNISLLDLDYTRRLQTPGADQDEVNNPVVAIDDIEVTALAGNPYLEPEESINLDLTAEWYFADGGFINVGLFHKKLDNIIRNRQFDLDVSYNGVDYDVSAYGPANTGSGTIRGAEFSYSQFYDMLPGAWRGLGLQFNYTYIDQSGLEDPNAISEGTLGFDENGNPIADNRNTFRVFGGLPLQGYSDQNMNIVGMYEYEDISFRLAYTWRSEYLLTLRESEEYVPAFAKASGMMDASLYYSINDNWKVGIEGSNLLNTETKTQYQMNQAGDRTDALSFTTDRRYALSVRAVF; encoded by the coding sequence ATGTCTGAATTACACAACAATAACTATCATCACTACAGCGCTAACTGTCATAACAACAGCACCAAAAGCACTAAACGAGCCAGAATTAGCCTGGCTATTTCTGCAGCTTTGCTGGGCATGAGCCCTGCGTGGCTGCTTGCACAAGATTTGCCAAAAAATGACAGCGGTGTCATTAGCGAAAAAAAGGCTGAACCACTAGAAGTTATTGAAGTAAAAGGGATCCGGGGCAGTATTATGTCAGCTCAGGATCTTAAGCGTTTTGCTGATACAGTGAAAGATGTCATCACTGCAACAGACATAGGCGCACTGCCGGATAAGTCCGTAACCGAAGCTTTGCAGCGTGTTCCTGGTGTCACCATTGAGCGCTTTGCTTCTTCTGACGACCCAAAACACTATGCCGATGAAGGAACAGGTGTATTGGTGCGTGGTCTGGATCGTGTGCGCTCTGAAGTAAATGGCCGTGGTGCTTTCAGTGCAAACCCATGGGGCGGTCTGAGCTATGAAGACTTTCCTGCAGAGCTACTGGGCTCAGTGGAAGTGGTTAAAAACCAGACGGCCGACTTGATCTCAGGCGGCATAGCCGGCACTGTCAACCTTGTAACCCGCAAACCTTTTGATTCTGACAAAAGAGTCGTGGCCTTCAGCACAAAAGCAAACTACGGTGATTTCCGCGAAGAAGTCACCCCTTCTTTATCAGGCCTTTTTTCTGATAGCTGGGAAACCAAAAGCGGTAAGTTTGGCTTTCTGATCGCGGCGTCCCAATCAGAATACAAATCACGGGGTGATGGCGTGGGTTTAGGTAATTTCCACTCCCGTGGAGACTCTTTTATACCTACCACAGATCAGTGGGGAGGCATTACTGGTGTTGACCCTAGCTCCCCTGTCGATGGTCCGGGACTTCCGGGTCAACCAGCAGGCAGCGTCTGGCATGTGCCGGTAGCCATTCATATGAGCACAGCGGATAATGATCGCGAGCGCACAGGCTTCACGTCGTCTTTGCAATGGGCGAACACAGACGACACCATAGTTGCCACTTTAGAACACATTAATTCTGATGCATCTTTAGAGTGGAACGAACGTCAAATCGGTCAGGCGGCTCAGGGTTTTAAAGGTTTTATGGGCTCCTCCCAAAACTGGCGGGACGATGCGGCCAACGGCCATCCTTTAACCACAAACAATGGATTTGTTACCTCAGGTGTTGCACTTGGTGTCAGTCCGGAAACACCATTTTTCTATCGTAGTCGTTGGAACTACAACGAAAATACGGTGGAAGACACTTCACTCAACCTGAAGATAAAAGCTACGGACAGATTAAAGCTAGAGTTAGATTATCAGCACATTGACTCTGAAAAAGTGGTGCATAACTACAGCATGTCAGGTCAAACCCGTGGCAACCATGTGCATGCGGTATCACCTTACTTCCTGGATATGCGTGGCGACCGCCCGACAGTGGAGTTTTTGAGCGATAACATTCTGACACCAGGTTGGTCTCCAAACAGTGATTGGAATGGACCTGTGCCTAATCTGTTCCTTGGCAGCGGTATGGAACAGGAAGAGCACAACACTGCAAAAGCTGACAGCTTTAAATTTGACGCCAGTTATGAACTCGATGGTGTGTTCACCGGCATTAAAACAGGTTTTTACTACACAAATAAAGACCTGACAGTACGCGATACTGCATACGAAGGTTGGTCTGCTATTGGTACGCCATGGGACATGAATGATCGTAACGCAGCAGCTGCAGTCAACAGACCTGAGTTATTTGAACGTGTTGATTTTTCTGATTATTACAATGGCAAAGTTCTTGTTGGCAATGTGAATAACTTTCTGTTCCCTAAAATGGATCTGGTGAGAAACTATGCAGATTCATTGCGTCAGGGTTGTAAAGACGGATGGCATAACGCAACTCTGAGTGCAGCCAATAACGGCGTCTGTACCGGCACTTATGTTCCTTATGCCGATAAACCTAACCGTGTAGAGGGGCCTTATGCGGCACATAACATCAGCTCATCCAATGAACAACGTACAGAGTTTTACGTGCGCGGTGATTTTGAGCTGGTCGACCTGAGCACTCCGGTGAAAGGTAACCTTGGTTTGCGTTTTGTTAACTACCAGTTGGAGTCTACCGGCGCTTTCGTGCAGCCATCCACGACAAAACGTGGTGAGCCAGGTACCTCGCTGAACACTGTGTTGCAGCAACCACAATATAAGCGTTATTACGATCTCGCTTCGGGTGATTCACAATTGAGCACTGTGGACGGTACAGGGTACAGCGCGGTATTGCCAAGCTTAAACCTGAACTTTGAAGTAGCCGAAGATTTAGTGATGCGCTTTGGTGCCTCTCAGGGCTTGTATTACCCAAGCTTAGTGGATGCACGCAATATCAGTCTGCTGGATTTGGATTACACCCGTCGTCTGCAAACGCCAGGAGCGGATCAGGATGAAGTCAATAACCCTGTAGTTGCCATCGACGATATTGAAGTGACTGCATTGGCAGGCAACCCTTATCTGGAACCGGAAGAATCTATTAATCTGGATTTAACTGCAGAATGGTATTTCGCTGATGGCGGCTTTATCAACGTCGGCTTATTCCACAAAAAGCTGGACAATATAATCCGCAACAGACAATTTGATCTGGATGTCAGCTACAACGGTGTGGATTACGACGTATCGGCTTATGGTCCGGCGAACACAGGCTCAGGTACTATTCGTGGGGCTGAATTTTCGTACTCTCAATTCTACGATATGTTGCCAGGCGCATGGCGCGGTTTAGGTTTGCAGTTTAACTACACCTATATAGACCAAAGTGGTCTGGAAGACCCTAACGCCATTTCAGAAGGTACTTTAGGTTTTGATGAAAATGGTAATCCTATTGCAGACAATCGCAATACCTTCCGTGTATTTGGTGGTTTGCCGCTGCAAGGTTATTCCGATCAGAATATGAATATCGTCGGTATGTATGAGTACGAGGATATTTCATTCCGTCTGGCTTACACCTGGCGCTCTGAGTACCTGTTAACCTTACGTGAATCTGAAGAATACGTACCAGCCTTCGCCAAAGCTTCAGGCATGATGGACGCCAGCTTGTACTACAGCATTAACGACAACTGGAAAGTAGGTATAGAGGGCAGCAATTTGCTTAATACTGAAACCAAAACCCAGTATCAAATGAATCAGGCAGGTGACAGAACTGATGCGCTGAGTTTCACGACAGACCGTCGTTATGCGTTAAGTGTCAGGGCTGTTTTCTGA
- a CDS encoding ligand-binding sensor domain-containing diguanylate cyclase yields the protein MRPVFTVFILFTLQLLCCCLAAPPQFSALAQQYTDAPLVSYDITQDQQGYIWFASELDGLQRFDGYELEAWSVLRKQEKNPKFANVNQLLIDSEQRLWVSTWGQGVTLLDQHNQVQLRFTSTAAPEQRLPSDRVQSFFEDSQNRIWIGAVEGLRYVQAAQPSVLQQVDALKNVRVWQLSESTDGVLWLATSKGLFRLSADLKEHQYWTLDTINGGMSSAVSNEIRTLLLVEQGLWLGTQFGLFFFSFERSEIQYRYPAELGSINALFSPQPGRLWVGSSSGLFQINTDDKSQPRPDYFLQTADIRKLFRDKTGVIWVATRNRGIYKVNPLQHKVRYLPLPLEAAMPDNALRRIYSQTIVDNRIWLGLDQDIFSYDLQTELWKKHSLETNRQHHQVSGIVKDTDGVYWAGTDIGLFHAQGKDDTFLQDKLPATIANFTSVTALATDPDGTLWLGLWEKGLVKWDKKNPLGAVEQHAIATQPGDAIISIDSEDAEFIWLVSRFSGLYQLQRNTGLITRYHSGADSPIQLPSDTLLCMEKASAYQFWLCTNQGLFFMDLEKKSGTLYQSQQGLPDNRVIAIQALQNGTVWVSTKKGLAVMDLARQSFKVLGEKANITSMLLETRALQSTASGDIWLGTAAGLYNFKPDDIQQHKFNAPLVISKVKAGVQQWFHPVTSAQTPLELAPPAKEISIYFSFLEYYFTEGHQYQYRLSGAGTDQEWHYIGHKNHISFTHLPAGQYSFEVRNAIEPTEIATATLDFVIPTPLWQDKRLWLFFCLIASLLLWLFWQSRVRNLHQQNIRLNQLVQQRTEALEQANSALLQQARTDFLTGLPNRLAFSEQFELLQRQAIRQKLPFTLALLDIDHFKSINDTYGHDAGDVVLSKVAQALSQRLRQRDVLARWGGEEFILLLPETTTEGAFIVCEELRQSLMQLVIEYDHKQIAVTATLGLAQLDDVQLELVCWQSAADIALYQGKKTGRNKVVIYQGDAAVID from the coding sequence ATGCGTCCTGTCTTTACAGTATTCATCCTGTTCACTCTGCAACTGCTTTGCTGCTGCTTAGCAGCACCGCCGCAATTCTCTGCTTTGGCACAACAGTACACCGATGCGCCTTTAGTCAGCTATGACATCACACAGGATCAACAAGGCTATATTTGGTTTGCAAGTGAGCTGGATGGCTTACAGCGTTTCGACGGTTATGAGTTAGAAGCTTGGTCCGTCTTGAGAAAACAAGAGAAAAACCCGAAATTTGCCAATGTGAATCAGCTTTTGATCGACAGTGAACAGCGTTTATGGGTCAGTACCTGGGGTCAAGGTGTCACGTTGCTGGACCAACACAATCAAGTGCAATTGCGCTTCACCAGTACAGCAGCTCCTGAACAGCGACTGCCCTCAGACCGGGTGCAAAGTTTCTTTGAAGACAGCCAAAATCGGATCTGGATAGGTGCTGTGGAGGGGTTGCGTTATGTACAGGCGGCTCAACCTTCTGTTTTGCAACAAGTTGATGCTTTGAAAAATGTCAGAGTCTGGCAACTATCAGAATCTACTGATGGTGTGTTATGGCTGGCCACTTCAAAAGGTTTATTCAGACTTTCGGCCGATTTGAAAGAACATCAATATTGGACATTAGACACTATCAATGGCGGAATGTCCTCTGCAGTATCTAACGAGATCAGAACATTATTGTTGGTTGAGCAAGGGCTTTGGTTAGGCACCCAGTTTGGATTGTTCTTTTTTAGTTTTGAGCGCTCTGAAATACAATACAGATATCCGGCAGAGCTTGGCAGTATCAATGCTTTGTTTAGTCCACAACCTGGTCGCCTTTGGGTTGGCAGCAGTTCAGGGCTTTTTCAGATCAATACTGATGACAAAAGCCAACCCAGACCAGACTATTTTCTGCAAACAGCAGATATTCGAAAGTTATTCAGAGACAAAACCGGGGTCATTTGGGTAGCTACCCGCAACAGAGGGATTTACAAGGTGAATCCCTTACAACATAAGGTCCGCTATCTGCCTTTGCCACTGGAAGCCGCTATGCCTGACAATGCATTACGCCGCATCTACAGCCAGACCATAGTGGACAATAGGATCTGGTTGGGGCTGGATCAGGATATTTTCAGCTACGACCTGCAAACAGAGCTATGGAAAAAACATAGTCTGGAGACTAACAGACAACATCATCAGGTATCCGGCATAGTCAAAGATACAGATGGCGTTTACTGGGCGGGCACAGACATAGGCTTATTTCATGCTCAGGGCAAAGACGATACATTTTTGCAGGACAAATTGCCCGCGACTATCGCCAACTTTACTTCTGTTACAGCGCTGGCCACAGATCCGGACGGGACTTTATGGCTTGGTTTATGGGAAAAAGGCCTGGTGAAATGGGATAAAAAAAATCCTCTTGGCGCAGTAGAACAACATGCTATAGCCACTCAGCCGGGTGATGCCATTATTAGTATTGATAGCGAAGATGCTGAATTTATATGGCTGGTTAGCCGTTTTAGTGGTTTATATCAGTTGCAGCGTAACACCGGGCTTATTACCAGATACCACAGTGGTGCTGACAGTCCGATCCAATTACCGTCTGACACCCTGCTTTGCATGGAGAAAGCATCAGCTTATCAATTCTGGTTGTGCACAAATCAAGGGCTATTTTTTATGGACCTTGAAAAAAAATCAGGCACCTTGTACCAAAGCCAGCAAGGCTTGCCTGATAACAGAGTGATTGCAATTCAGGCGCTTCAAAACGGTACCGTTTGGGTCAGCACTAAAAAAGGCCTGGCTGTCATGGATCTGGCCAGACAATCATTCAAAGTTCTTGGCGAAAAGGCCAATATCACATCCATGCTGCTGGAGACCCGAGCGCTGCAAAGTACAGCATCAGGTGATATCTGGTTAGGTACAGCGGCTGGACTGTATAATTTCAAACCAGATGATATACAGCAGCATAAATTTAATGCTCCGTTGGTGATCAGCAAAGTGAAAGCCGGGGTACAGCAATGGTTTCATCCTGTTACTTCAGCCCAAACGCCTCTGGAGTTAGCCCCTCCGGCCAAAGAAATTAGCATCTACTTCAGCTTTCTGGAGTACTACTTCACTGAAGGACATCAGTACCAATACCGTTTGTCAGGTGCAGGTACTGATCAGGAATGGCATTATATCGGCCATAAAAACCATATTAGCTTTACTCATTTGCCAGCAGGCCAATACAGTTTTGAAGTAAGAAATGCCATCGAACCCACTGAGATTGCTACGGCGACACTAGACTTTGTAATTCCCACGCCTTTATGGCAAGACAAACGCTTATGGCTTTTTTTCTGCCTGATTGCCTCTTTGTTACTCTGGCTGTTCTGGCAATCCAGAGTGCGTAATCTGCATCAGCAAAACATCAGACTAAATCAATTGGTGCAACAACGTACCGAGGCGCTGGAACAAGCCAACAGCGCTTTGTTGCAACAAGCCCGTACAGATTTTTTAACCGGGTTACCGAACAGATTGGCGTTCTCTGAGCAGTTTGAATTACTGCAACGCCAGGCCATACGTCAAAAGTTACCTTTTACTTTGGCGTTACTGGATATTGATCACTTTAAAAGTATCAACGATACCTATGGCCATGATGCGGGGGATGTAGTGTTGTCCAAAGTGGCGCAGGCCTTGAGTCAACGCTTACGTCAGCGTGATGTGCTGGCGCGCTGGGGTGGCGAAGAGTTTATTTTACTGTTACCGGAAACCACAACAGAAGGCGCCTTCATCGTATGTGAAGAACTGCGCCAAAGCCTGATGCAATTGGTGATTGAGTATGATCATAAACAAATTGCTGTGACAGCCACTTTGGGCTTAGCTCAGTTAGATGACGTACAACTGGAGCTGGTTTGCTGGCAATCGGCCGCCGATATAGCCTTGTATCAGGGCAAAAAAACTGGTCGTAATAAAGTGGTGATCTATCAGGGGGACGCTGCTGTTATTGACTGA